The Nostoc punctiforme PCC 73102 genome includes a region encoding these proteins:
- a CDS encoding antirestriction protein ArdA — protein MNLFSNTLIFHSEVEAQLVAEQVYNCRLEGNILSCPIKEQRAVDLAISLSDVALPIVEGASCLLPFPKHERECQDDDAPQVYVACLSAYNNGKLHGMWIDCTQDADEIQYDIEWMLSWSPCHNYEACEEWAIHDFQNWYGIHIDEYESIEKLAELAQILSEHGAAYAAYYEYDSSEASVEGFQEHYWGEYESEEDFVYDQLEQQGLIKNLEDMGIPSFYLNFEAIARDWFIDSYYSVEEGYKKVYIFSRF, from the coding sequence ATGAATTTGTTTTCTAACACTCTAATATTTCACTCAGAAGTAGAAGCACAATTAGTTGCTGAACAAGTTTACAACTGCCGCCTTGAAGGTAATATTTTAAGCTGTCCTATTAAGGAACAACGGGCAGTAGATTTAGCAATTAGTCTATCAGATGTTGCCTTACCAATAGTTGAAGGTGCAAGCTGTTTGCTCCCCTTCCCTAAACATGAGCGAGAATGTCAAGATGATGATGCACCACAGGTTTATGTAGCTTGTTTATCTGCATACAACAATGGCAAATTACACGGAATGTGGATTGACTGTACACAAGATGCAGATGAAATTCAATACGATATTGAATGGATGTTATCATGGTCGCCCTGTCATAATTATGAAGCCTGTGAAGAGTGGGCAATCCATGATTTTCAAAACTGGTATGGTATTCACATTGATGAATACGAAAGCATAGAAAAATTAGCCGAACTTGCTCAAATATTATCAGAGCATGGTGCAGCTTACGCCGCTTATTATGAATATGACAGTAGTGAGGCTAGTGTAGAAGGTTTTCAAGAACATTACTGGGGTGAGTACGAAAGTGAAGAGGATTTTGTTTATGACCAACTCGAACAACAGGGATTGATTAAAAACTTAGAAGACATGGGTATTCCTAGCTTCTACCTTAATTTTGAAGCAATAGCCCGTGATTGGTTTATTGACTCTTATTATTCAGTAGAAGAAGGCTATAAAAAAGTCTACATCTTCAGTCGTTTTTAA